Within Sorangiineae bacterium MSr11367, the genomic segment GATCGAGCAGCGGGGACGCTTCACGGCGGTATGCGTCGTACCCCACGGACACGGCCCCATACGTCCGCTTGGAGGTGTAGGCCCCGTCGCGCGCACCGAAGAGCACCTCGAGCCCGCCCAACATGTCCATCAATGCCCCGTGCTGCGTATCCAAGAGCGGCGGCAGGTTCTTCATCAGCGCATTGGAGAACGTGCGCGACGTGTCGATGGTCGCATAGAGCGGAGCTCCACCCTTCGCGATGAGCGCGCGTCCAAATGCGTCGCGCGCCGCCGCCTCGTCGTTCACCGAAGGAAACGGGGATGGCGCCGTCGTGCGATTGGCGGCGAGAAGCTGCGCGTTGCCGTCAGCATCGCGCTGCACCAGGTAGAGCGGAGCGTCGCCTTGCGCGTACACCGGATCGTGCATCTGGACGAGCTGCTGCACCACCTCGAGCGTCGTGCGCGGGCGCGACAGGATCGGCCGCACCGCCGCATCGATGCGCGACGAAAGCGCCGGCGGCGTCGGATCGGGCGCAAAGGTGCGAAGCTCCTCGTGCGCGACCTCGAGCAGCTTCGCGAACGATGCGTGCGCCGGCCCTGGCACGGGCACGCGTTTTCCGTCGCCATCGCGTGGTGCATCCTCGGCATAAGGATCCGAGTCGTGCGAAAGAAGCCGCAACGAGGCATTCGCCAGATCGCGCAGCCGCGGATACCCGATGAAGGCGCGCGACGCCCCCATGGCGACCGACTCGGGCTTGTAGCCGCGTCGATCTTGGAAGCGCGCGAGCGCGGCGCGCGTGTCGGCGGCGGCGCCCACGTCGTTCATGATGCCGGCCATCGCCTGCGTCGTCCGCGGAATCGTCCCGTCGGTGTACAGCTCGATGAGTTTGCCCAGCATGTCCGACAGCTGCTGCGTGAGCTTTCCGCGATCGCCGATGGACGCATCGTCGAGACGGTCGCACGTGCGCTTCGGGTCCCCATTCTTCTCGTCGACCACCGGCACGCGCACATCGGGAAACGTCGCGTCGAACGCCGCGATGAGCGATCCGCGCCGTCGAACCATCGCATGCACGCGCCCGAGCTGCCGCGCACGCACCGCCGGGTCGTCGATGGCCGGCAGCTTGCTCGTGTCGACGGCGTCGGAGTACGTGCCATCCGCGCGCTTGTGGCAAACGCCCGCGAACGAAGCGCCGGTCAGGTCCTCGCGGATGGCTTGCGCCGCCACGCGATCGCAAAGGAGCCCATAGAGCTCCTCCCCCACCGTTCCCCGCGGCGGCGGCGTCCGCGCCGTATTGAAGTCCACGCAGCCCACGGCCGTGAGCGTGCCCAAGCTGGCCAGTGCGAAGCACGTGCGCATGAAACACCTCCGCGTGCAGACGAAATGTTTACACGCAGTGTGTTCAGATGGCCCGAGCCAAGCTCTACTTGAGCTTCACTATTTCGATAACGCGACGCGACGGGCTAGCGCGAGAGAAACTTCTCGAGCCGGCCGTTCGCGGTGCGTTGAACCTTGCCGCGCACGAACGGCGTCCAGCCGAGAAGCTTCCCCGTGGGTCCGAGCGCTTGCCCCGCCCACTTCCAGAAATCGAAGGTGTCGACGTGGCGCACGATCTTTCCCTCGCGAAACTCGAAGCGCGCATCGATGACGTTGAGGACGCGACGACCCGTCAGCGAAAACGTGTACGTCGCCTCCCAGTGCGCCGCGCCTTCGTGCTCGGTCGCACGAACGCCGCTGTGCACGACGCTCATGTCCTTCCCGCTTTCGCAGAGCATGCGCCACATGCCCGCCGCGCGTGCGCCGCGCAGGTCGAACACGGGATCGGTGAAGTGCACGTCGGGATGGTAGGCCGCCACCATCGTTTCCCAATCGCGCTTGGCCAGTGCACGGTAAAAGCCATCCACCAA encodes:
- a CDS encoding nuclear transport factor 2 family protein translates to MTSSANEQLVDGFYRALAKRDWETMVAAYHPDVHFTDPVFDLRGARAAGMWRMLCESGKDMSVVHSGVRATEHEGAAHWEATYTFSLTGRRVLNVIDARFEFREGKIVRHVDTFDFWKWAGQALGPTGKLLGWTPFVRGKVQRTANGRLEKFLSR